The following coding sequences are from one Pseudonocardia sp. HH130630-07 window:
- a CDS encoding transposase produces MPEVRKRYDREFRDGAVRVVEETGKPIAQVARDLGVNEGTLGNWVARAREAREDTEGLSRGGVEELKRLRAENAELRMERDVLKRSVVLWVKEATK; encoded by the coding sequence ATGCCAGAGGTACGGAAGCGCTACGACCGGGAGTTCCGTGACGGAGCGGTCCGGGTCGTGGAGGAGACGGGCAAGCCGATCGCCCAGGTCGCCCGTGACCTGGGGGTCAACGAGGGCACGCTGGGCAACTGGGTGGCCCGTGCACGAGAGGCCCGCGAGGACACCGAGGGCCTGTCTCGCGGCGGCGTCGAGGAGCTCAAGCGGCTGCGCGCGGAGAACGCCGAGCTGCGGATGGAGCGTGATGTCCTCAAGCGATCCGTGGTCCTGTGGGTCAAGGAGGCGACGAAGTGA
- a CDS encoding glycosyltransferase: MTTAPTDQRGHQVPETADPTTGETLLQRVILPRPADPTAVRALYLDERPGTTLAPVDPLPDEKSRSLSLTVSTAGGRRTRIEGRTSATVPASTEVSFGSYFNAFAAGYWRAWSTLTTVELRLDLEGSGRVDVYRTKADGSHIFVGGETVRGRRRVGMELDLRPFSDGGWYWFDLTTDGGTDGADLTLHGGGWHAPHDAPGRAAVVVGMPTFNRPDDCVATLTALGSDPQVLAAVTAVVLPDQGTRKVRDEAGYEQAAAVLGDRLRIVDQPNLGGSGGYARVMYEVLHGTGPHAGGIDCEQILYMDDDILLEPDSVLRAVAFSRFAREPMLVGGQMLSLQARSQLSTMGEVVDRNLFLWHSAPRTENHHDLASQTLRQTPWLHRRVDVDYNAWWMCLIPRRVAEDLGLPLPLFIKGDDMEYGLRARSAGYRTATVPGIAIWHMSFIEKNDSADWQAYFHYRNRLVAAALHGPDDPSALLRESFKRTLRHLMLMEYSAVALQIKGFTDFLAGPEALFPKLPIALDEVRALRAEYDDGRPLDSATEVPHAELDALGSQLFPDPPVGKAKVALGLARGVLRNLRAPDPALRDRPQRNVPWSDAQWFVLAGLDSATVSTPDGRGATFRRRDPQMFRRMVAESFRLHRAVATDWQALRGRYRAAQPTLTGRDGWKQIFE, encoded by the coding sequence ATGACCACCGCTCCCACGGACCAGCGAGGCCACCAGGTGCCCGAGACCGCCGACCCGACCACCGGCGAGACGCTCCTGCAGCGGGTGATCCTGCCCCGTCCCGCCGACCCGACCGCGGTGCGCGCGCTCTACCTCGACGAGCGTCCCGGGACCACGCTGGCCCCGGTCGACCCGCTGCCGGACGAGAAGAGCCGCTCGCTGTCGCTGACGGTCTCCACCGCCGGCGGCCGCCGGACCCGGATCGAGGGGCGGACCAGTGCGACCGTCCCGGCGTCGACCGAGGTCTCCTTCGGCTCCTACTTCAACGCCTTCGCCGCCGGGTACTGGCGGGCCTGGTCCACGCTGACCACCGTCGAGCTCCGGCTCGACCTGGAGGGCTCCGGCCGGGTCGACGTCTACCGCACCAAGGCCGACGGCTCGCACATCTTCGTCGGCGGGGAGACGGTCCGGGGCCGTCGCCGGGTCGGCATGGAGCTGGACCTCCGCCCGTTCTCCGACGGCGGCTGGTACTGGTTCGACCTGACCACCGACGGCGGTACCGACGGCGCGGACCTCACGCTGCACGGCGGCGGCTGGCACGCGCCGCACGACGCGCCGGGGCGGGCCGCCGTCGTCGTCGGGATGCCGACGTTCAACCGGCCGGACGACTGCGTCGCGACGCTGACCGCGCTGGGCTCCGACCCGCAGGTCCTGGCCGCGGTCACCGCGGTCGTGCTGCCCGACCAGGGCACCCGGAAGGTCCGTGACGAGGCGGGCTACGAGCAGGCGGCCGCCGTCCTCGGGGACCGGCTGCGGATCGTGGACCAGCCCAACCTCGGCGGGTCCGGCGGGTACGCCCGGGTGATGTACGAGGTGCTGCACGGGACCGGCCCGCACGCGGGTGGCATCGACTGCGAGCAGATCCTCTACATGGACGACGACATCCTGCTGGAGCCGGACTCGGTGCTCCGCGCGGTCGCGTTCAGCCGGTTCGCCCGGGAGCCGATGCTCGTCGGCGGGCAGATGCTGTCGCTGCAGGCCCGCTCGCAGCTGTCCACGATGGGCGAGGTCGTCGACCGGAACCTGTTCCTCTGGCACAGCGCCCCGCGTACCGAGAACCACCACGATCTCGCGAGCCAGACGCTCCGCCAGACGCCGTGGCTGCACCGCCGGGTCGACGTCGACTACAACGCCTGGTGGATGTGCCTCATCCCGCGCCGGGTCGCCGAGGACCTCGGGCTCCCGCTGCCGCTGTTCATCAAGGGCGACGACATGGAGTACGGCCTGCGGGCCCGCTCGGCCGGGTACCGCACGGCGACCGTGCCGGGCATCGCGATCTGGCACATGTCGTTCATCGAGAAGAACGACTCGGCGGACTGGCAGGCGTACTTCCACTACCGCAACCGGCTGGTCGCGGCCGCACTGCACGGGCCGGACGACCCGTCGGCGCTGCTGCGCGAGAGCTTCAAGCGGACCCTGCGGCACCTGATGCTCATGGAGTACTCGGCCGTCGCCCTGCAGATCAAGGGCTTCACCGACTTCCTCGCCGGGCCGGAGGCGCTGTTCCCGAAGCTGCCGATCGCCCTCGACGAGGTCCGTGCGCTGCGCGCCGAGTACGACGACGGCCGCCCGCTGGACTCGGCCACCGAGGTCCCGCACGCCGAGCTGGACGCGCTGGGCTCGCAGCTGTTCCCGGACCCGCCGGTCGGCAAGGCGAAGGTCGCGCTCGGGCTGGCCCGCGGCGTCCTGCGGAACCTGCGCGCCCCCGACCCGGCGCTGCGGGACCGTCCGCAGCGCAACGTGCCGTGGTCGGACGCGCAGTGGTTCGTCCTCGCCGGGCTGGACTCCGCGACGGTGTCGACCCCGGACGGCCGCGGTGCGACCTTCCGCCGTCGTGACCCGCAGATGTTCCGCCGGATGGTCGCCGAGTCGTTCCGGCTGCACCGGGCCGTCGCCACCG
- a CDS encoding IclR family transcriptional regulator, translating into MSDAPRTSHGLSRDVDLLEALTSEQARRAGGLGVAQIARVTGREKSQVSRTLRALADAGLVERDADTLAYRLGWRLFSLVARGSDDRLTAAAEPALHRLAVETEQTAHLCVLRDDAVFTVRTVSAHSFRAAGWEGTRAPLACTTAGRMLLSDATPDELYVRFGTVDDLAPARPGARARTVPELWRAIRDAAERGWAEAADELEPGLAGVSAAVRDFRGRVVAAINITGPTGRIGDRLTELGRTTAAAAGAVSAELGWTPGRD; encoded by the coding sequence GTGTCGGACGCACCGCGCACCAGTCACGGGCTCAGCCGGGACGTGGACCTGCTGGAGGCGCTGACCTCGGAGCAGGCGCGACGTGCCGGCGGCCTCGGTGTCGCCCAGATCGCCCGGGTGACCGGCCGGGAGAAGAGCCAGGTCTCCCGCACGCTGCGGGCGCTCGCCGACGCCGGCCTGGTCGAACGCGACGCCGACACCCTGGCCTACCGGCTCGGCTGGCGGTTGTTCTCGCTCGTCGCACGAGGCTCGGACGACCGGCTGACCGCGGCGGCCGAACCCGCACTGCACCGGCTGGCGGTGGAGACCGAGCAGACGGCGCACCTGTGCGTGCTCCGCGACGACGCGGTGTTCACGGTGCGGACGGTGTCCGCGCACTCGTTCCGGGCCGCCGGGTGGGAGGGCACGCGGGCCCCGCTGGCCTGCACGACCGCCGGCCGGATGTTGCTGTCCGACGCGACGCCGGACGAGCTGTACGTCCGCTTCGGCACGGTCGACGACCTGGCCCCGGCCCGGCCCGGCGCGCGGGCCCGGACCGTCCCCGAGCTGTGGCGGGCGATCCGGGACGCCGCCGAACGCGGCTGGGCCGAGGCCGCCGACGAGCTGGAACCGGGACTCGCGGGGGTCTCGGCGGCGGTGCGCGACTTCCGCGGCCGGGTCGTCGCGGCCATCAACATCACCGGGCCGACCGGCCGGATCGGCGACCGGCTCACCGAGCTGGGCCGGACGACGGCCGCCGCGGCCGGCGCGGTGTCCGCCGAGCTGGGCTGGACGCCCGGCCGGGACTGA
- a CDS encoding mandelate racemase/muconate lactonizing enzyme family protein produces the protein MKITDITLDRLRLPLDPPLHAAWDPEPRRAFDVTLVRVHTDDGPVGIGSGDTMDGFDAFREVFVGEDPLAIARHVRAIESCTVHGGHYWPLEAALWDIAGKVAGLPVATLFGGALDRLPAYASFCVPRPPSERVEVALQVAEEGFRAAKIRIDRDRIDDGVATVAAVRTALGDDFTIMVDLNQSWRMAGDVAPATDLAATRRLLRRLAELDVFWVEEPLPYADTDGFRALRAENPGLRVAAGEMQRSVPEILRWISGDVLDVYQMDVVLSVGMSRTRTLAELAMLRHRAFTPHSWSNGVGVLANLHVAAGVGGGPWFEVPYDPPDWTPARRDVGLATPLRIGADGCLAVPATPGLGVELDEDAVARWRIR, from the coding sequence ATGAAGATCACCGACATCACGCTGGACCGGCTGCGCCTGCCGCTGGATCCGCCGCTGCACGCCGCCTGGGATCCGGAACCGCGCCGGGCGTTCGACGTCACCCTGGTCCGGGTCCACACCGACGACGGGCCGGTCGGTATCGGGTCCGGCGACACGATGGACGGCTTCGACGCCTTCCGGGAGGTGTTCGTCGGCGAGGATCCGCTCGCGATCGCCCGGCACGTCCGCGCCATCGAGTCGTGCACGGTGCACGGCGGGCACTACTGGCCGTTGGAGGCCGCGCTGTGGGACATCGCGGGCAAGGTCGCCGGGCTGCCCGTCGCGACCCTGTTCGGCGGGGCCCTCGACCGGCTCCCGGCGTACGCGTCGTTCTGCGTGCCGCGGCCACCGTCGGAGCGGGTCGAGGTCGCACTACAGGTCGCGGAGGAGGGCTTCCGGGCCGCGAAGATCCGGATCGACCGCGACCGGATCGACGACGGCGTCGCGACAGTGGCCGCCGTCCGAACCGCGCTCGGCGACGACTTCACGATCATGGTCGACCTGAACCAGTCCTGGCGGATGGCCGGTGACGTTGCCCCGGCGACCGACCTGGCCGCCACCCGCCGGTTGCTTCGCCGGCTCGCCGAGCTGGACGTCTTCTGGGTCGAGGAGCCGCTGCCCTACGCCGACACCGACGGGTTCCGGGCACTGCGCGCGGAGAATCCCGGCCTGCGGGTCGCGGCGGGGGAGATGCAGCGTTCGGTGCCGGAGATCCTGCGCTGGATCTCCGGCGACGTGCTCGACGTCTATCAGATGGACGTCGTGCTCTCGGTCGGGATGAGCCGCACCCGGACCCTCGCCGAGCTGGCGATGCTGCGGCACCGGGCGTTCACCCCGCACAGCTGGTCGAACGGTGTCGGTGTGCTGGCGAACCTGCACGTCGCGGCCGGTGTCGGGGGCGGTCCGTGGTTCGAGGTCCCGTACGACCCGCCGGACTGGACACCGGCCCGGCGGGACGTCGGGCTCGCGACCCCGCTGAGGATCGGCGCGGACGGCTGCCTCGCGGTCCCCGCCACGCCGGGACTGGGCGTCGAGCTCGACGAGGACGCGGTGGCGCGGTGGCGGATCCGGTGA
- a CDS encoding iron-containing alcohol dehydrogenase family protein: MADPVTAPFSAEPTCALEFGPGQVARLPALVDGLGATAAFVVTDAGLRAAGIADRVLADLAAAGLRTGVFDGVGANPSTAVVDAGAAALRSFGPCAVIGLGGGSVLDAAKGIALLATNPTARAADADELWGAAVDGLPLVAVPTTAGTGAETNGFGVVEDACARRKIYLGHPSVRPRVAVLDPELTIGLPPSVTAATGFDALVHGIESLASRGANPLSEAFATRAVALVGRWLPVAVDDGADLQARSELLLGAHLAGQALTLSGLGLVHGIAHALTAHLGTPHGIALAAVNAHVMRYSADAAADAYRRAGTELGGDPHETVAGLAERIGVQRALRDLGAQRDALPRLAAAAVADPVTRNAPRTPTEDDVRDILAAAW, encoded by the coding sequence GTGGCGGATCCGGTGACGGCGCCGTTCTCGGCCGAGCCGACCTGCGCGCTCGAGTTCGGTCCCGGTCAGGTCGCCCGGCTCCCCGCGCTGGTCGACGGGCTCGGTGCGACGGCGGCGTTCGTCGTCACCGACGCCGGTCTGCGCGCCGCCGGTATCGCCGACCGGGTGCTCGCCGACCTCGCCGCAGCGGGGCTGCGGACCGGGGTGTTCGACGGCGTCGGGGCCAACCCCTCGACGGCGGTGGTCGACGCCGGTGCCGCGGCGCTGCGGTCGTTCGGGCCGTGCGCGGTGATCGGGCTGGGCGGTGGATCGGTCCTCGACGCGGCGAAGGGCATCGCGCTGCTCGCCACGAACCCCACGGCCCGTGCCGCCGACGCCGACGAGCTGTGGGGCGCCGCCGTCGACGGGCTCCCGCTGGTCGCCGTCCCCACCACGGCGGGGACCGGCGCGGAGACCAACGGCTTCGGTGTCGTCGAGGACGCCTGTGCCCGCCGCAAGATCTACCTGGGGCACCCGTCGGTACGGCCCCGCGTCGCCGTCCTCGATCCGGAGCTGACCATCGGTCTCCCGCCCTCGGTCACTGCCGCGACCGGGTTCGACGCGCTCGTCCACGGCATCGAGTCCCTCGCCTCGCGCGGCGCGAACCCGCTCTCCGAGGCGTTCGCGACCCGGGCCGTCGCGCTGGTGGGCCGGTGGCTGCCGGTCGCCGTCGACGACGGGGCGGACCTGCAGGCCCGCTCGGAACTGCTGCTCGGGGCGCACCTCGCCGGACAGGCGCTGACGCTGTCCGGTCTCGGGCTGGTGCACGGCATCGCGCACGCGCTCACCGCGCATCTCGGCACCCCGCACGGGATCGCGCTGGCCGCGGTGAACGCGCACGTCATGCGCTACAGCGCGGATGCCGCGGCCGACGCCTACCGCCGGGCGGGCACCGAACTGGGCGGGGACCCGCACGAGACGGTCGCCGGGCTGGCCGAGCGGATCGGTGTCCAGCGGGCGCTGCGCGACCTCGGCGCACAGCGGGACGCACTGCCGCGGCTGGCGGCCGCAGCCGTCGCGGACCCGGTCACCCGCAACGCCCCGCGGACCCCGACCGAGGACGACGTCCGGGACATCCTCGCCGCGGCCTGGTGA
- a CDS encoding DUF6541 family protein, translating into MSWFSAVPLVLLAATWVTVPGLLVGLAAGLRGIAAWGAAPLLSVGLIAGSAVVGSVAGIPWSGAVPIAAAVLFALAVVGTRRWVLGRPLLPGPALVRARTGETLATLRHGGPDRRWTGLAALGGLLIAWALGFRAAIRGIDRPDALSQTFDANFHYNAVARILATSDASSLTVGGLVNSPGFYPSAWHGVVSLIAPAAPGPGEIVIASNVVALVTTLLVWPLSVLLLVRTLTGRSAGVALAAPVLALGFVAFPWTLVTYGALWPNLMGVALVPAALAAVALAARPGLGPDPVSPARPGPFPPGRVARWFPVTVAVPALGLAHPNALFGLVVVAVPPVLWGLAGAVRRGRRAGRWPFARALAMIPLVAVVGGGLAWFMFVSPVLDGIRGYYWEPQVGVGGALVNALLHSPDGNDPAWSIALLTVAGAVVALRRARTAWLVPAHLLVCALYVVGASSWASVWTGVWYNDAPRIAALVPVTAAPLAALGLVALCSLARRVACLVRDALTRAAPAVEAWPRPRAAVLVAIGVLAVVAASGGLYQRSHIDQLAGIYQTPEEVLVGPEQAQFLRYAGELLPADAVVAQNPWAGTAMLWPLTDRRVLFPHLTGVWSPDQQLIAERLSDAAHDPAVCAAVAETGVGYVITAPPTFWQPDPLAENWPGLDDLADAEGFELLAEEGDNALWRITACDAGRLVGS; encoded by the coding sequence GTGAGCTGGTTCTCCGCCGTGCCCCTCGTTCTGCTGGCCGCGACCTGGGTGACGGTTCCCGGCCTGCTCGTCGGGCTCGCGGCCGGTCTGCGCGGCATCGCCGCCTGGGGCGCCGCCCCGCTGCTGTCGGTCGGCCTGATCGCCGGGTCGGCCGTCGTCGGCAGCGTGGCCGGGATCCCGTGGAGCGGCGCGGTCCCGATCGCGGCCGCGGTGCTGTTCGCGCTCGCCGTCGTCGGTACCCGCCGGTGGGTGCTCGGCCGGCCGTTGCTGCCGGGACCGGCGCTGGTCCGGGCCCGGACCGGCGAGACCCTGGCCACGCTGCGCCACGGCGGGCCGGACCGCCGCTGGACGGGGCTGGCCGCGCTCGGCGGGCTGCTGATCGCCTGGGCACTCGGCTTCCGGGCCGCGATCCGCGGGATCGACCGGCCGGACGCGCTGTCCCAGACGTTCGACGCGAACTTCCACTACAACGCCGTCGCCCGGATCCTCGCCACCTCCGACGCGTCCTCGCTGACCGTCGGCGGCCTGGTCAACTCCCCCGGCTTCTACCCGTCGGCGTGGCACGGCGTCGTCTCCCTGATCGCCCCGGCGGCGCCGGGTCCCGGCGAGATCGTCATCGCGTCGAACGTGGTGGCACTGGTGACGACGCTGCTGGTCTGGCCGCTGTCGGTGCTGCTGCTGGTACGCACGCTGACCGGCCGCTCGGCGGGCGTCGCGCTCGCCGCACCGGTCCTGGCGCTCGGCTTCGTGGCGTTCCCCTGGACGCTGGTGACCTACGGCGCGCTCTGGCCGAACCTGATGGGCGTCGCGCTCGTCCCGGCCGCGCTCGCCGCCGTGGCGCTCGCGGCCCGGCCCGGGCTGGGGCCGGACCCGGTCAGCCCGGCCCGGCCCGGCCCGTTCCCACCGGGGCGGGTGGCCCGCTGGTTCCCGGTCACCGTCGCCGTCCCCGCACTGGGGCTGGCCCACCCGAACGCCCTGTTCGGCCTGGTCGTCGTGGCCGTCCCGCCGGTCCTGTGGGGGCTCGCGGGCGCGGTGCGGCGCGGGCGGCGGGCCGGGCGGTGGCCGTTCGCCAGGGCGCTGGCGATGATCCCGCTGGTCGCCGTCGTCGGCGGCGGGCTGGCCTGGTTCATGTTCGTCTCCCCGGTGCTCGACGGCATCCGCGGCTACTACTGGGAGCCGCAGGTCGGCGTCGGCGGGGCGCTGGTCAACGCGCTGCTGCACAGCCCGGACGGCAACGACCCGGCCTGGTCGATCGCGCTGCTGACGGTCGCCGGCGCGGTCGTCGCGCTGCGCCGGGCCCGGACCGCCTGGCTGGTCCCGGCGCACCTGCTCGTCTGCGCGCTCTACGTCGTCGGGGCCAGCTCGTGGGCCTCGGTGTGGACCGGGGTCTGGTACAACGACGCGCCGCGGATCGCCGCGCTCGTCCCGGTGACGGCGGCCCCGCTGGCCGCGCTGGGCCTGGTCGCGCTCTGCTCGCTGGCCCGTCGGGTCGCCTGCCTCGTGCGCGATGCGCTCACCAGGGCCGCCCCCGCGGTCGAGGCGTGGCCCCGGCCGCGGGCCGCCGTGCTGGTGGCGATCGGGGTGCTCGCCGTCGTCGCCGCCTCCGGCGGGCTCTACCAGCGCTCGCACATCGACCAGCTCGCCGGGATCTACCAGACGCCCGAGGAGGTGCTGGTCGGCCCGGAGCAGGCGCAGTTCCTCCGGTACGCGGGCGAGCTGCTCCCGGCCGACGCGGTCGTCGCCCAGAACCCGTGGGCCGGGACCGCGATGCTCTGGCCGCTGACCGACCGCAGGGTGCTGTTCCCGCACCTCACCGGGGTGTGGTCGCCGGACCAGCAGCTCATCGCGGAACGTCTGAGCGACGCCGCCCACGACCCGGCGGTGTGCGCGGCGGTCGCCGAGACGGGCGTCGGGTACGTGATCACCGCCCCGCCGACGTTCTGGCAGCCGGACCCGCTCGCCGAGAACTGGCCGGGCCTCGACGACCTCGCCGACGCCGAGGGCTTCGAGCTGCTCGCCGAGGAGGGCGACAACGCGCTGTGGCGGATCACCGCGTGCGACGCCGGCCGGCTCGTCGGATCATGA
- a CDS encoding IS3 family transposase has protein sequence MSVARFIADQRTFHRVPHTLACALLGVSISWLYKWLDRAARSDGGATATEKRRCALDAAVAVAFDDAQRLHGSPRLHADLCEAGWRVSEKTVADSMRRQGLVARRIKRHNGLTRQDRTAPKFPDLLRRGFTAAEPNRRWVGDMTEIPTAAGKLYLATVIDLYSRRLLGAATGLHPNAELACAAIRMAVAARGGADRIAGVIFHTDRGSTYTAGAFTALCRRLDIRQSMGRVGSCFDNAAAEAFFSSLEWEVLSRNDFDTISRARAAVIDWCYGFYNHRRRHSAAAGLSPINYENAALTRDAA, from the coding sequence GTGAGCGTGGCCCGTTTCATCGCCGACCAGAGGACCTTCCACCGGGTGCCGCACACGCTGGCCTGCGCCCTGTTGGGGGTGTCGATCTCCTGGTTGTACAAGTGGCTCGACCGCGCCGCGCGTTCCGACGGTGGTGCCACCGCGACCGAGAAGCGCCGCTGCGCGTTGGACGCCGCCGTGGCCGTGGCGTTCGACGACGCCCAGCGGCTACACGGCTCACCCCGTCTGCACGCCGACCTGTGTGAGGCCGGATGGCGGGTGTCGGAGAAGACCGTGGCGGACTCGATGCGCCGCCAGGGCCTGGTCGCCCGCCGGATCAAGCGGCACAACGGGCTGACCCGCCAGGACCGCACGGCGCCGAAGTTCCCGGACCTGCTTCGTCGGGGTTTCACTGCGGCCGAGCCGAACCGCAGATGGGTCGGGGACATGACCGAGATCCCCACCGCGGCCGGGAAGTTGTATCTGGCCACGGTGATCGACCTGTACTCGCGGCGGCTGCTCGGCGCGGCCACGGGGCTGCACCCGAACGCCGAGCTGGCGTGTGCGGCGATCCGGATGGCGGTGGCGGCCCGCGGCGGGGCGGACCGAATCGCCGGGGTGATCTTCCACACCGACCGCGGGTCGACCTACACCGCGGGCGCGTTCACCGCTCTGTGTCGGCGGCTCGACATCCGTCAGTCGATGGGCCGGGTCGGGTCGTGTTTCGACAATGCCGCGGCGGAGGCGTTCTTCTCCAGCCTGGAGTGGGAAGTGCTGTCCCGCAACGACTTCGACACCATCAGTAGGGCGCGGGCGGCGGTCATCGACTGGTGTTACGGCTTCTACAACCACCGGCGGCGACACAGTGCCGCCGCCGGGCTCTCACCGATCAACTACGAGAACGCCGCCCTCACCCGAGACGCGGCATAA
- the glf gene encoding UDP-galactopyranose mutase, with the protein MNSQRTLDGHDLGSYDLIVVGSGFFGLTVAERVAAGLGKRVLVLERRDHIGGNAYSEPEPETGIEIHRYGAHLFHTSNERVWTYVNRFTEFTNYQHRVFARAGDQVYAFPMNLALINQFFGKAHTPDEARALIAEQSAEVSTGEATNLEEKAISLIGRPLYEAFIKGYNAKQWQTDPRNLDASIITRLPVRYTYDNRYFNDTYEGLPVDGYAAWLERMADHENIDVVLETDFFAIRDRVPAGVPVVYTGPLDRYFDHAEGELGWRTIDFELSVEETGDFQGTSVINYNDADVPYTRILEFRHLHPERDYPKDKTVIVREYSRFAESGDEPYYPINTPDNRAKLERYRELARKETANRDVLFGGRLGTYKYLDMHMAIGSALTMYENRLVPHFTEGRPLSGTESED; encoded by the coding sequence GTGAACTCCCAGCGAACCCTCGACGGGCACGACCTCGGCAGCTACGACCTGATCGTCGTCGGGTCGGGGTTCTTCGGGCTCACCGTCGCCGAACGTGTCGCGGCCGGACTCGGCAAGCGGGTGCTCGTGCTGGAACGGCGCGACCACATCGGTGGCAACGCCTACTCCGAGCCGGAGCCCGAGACCGGTATCGAGATCCACCGCTACGGCGCGCACCTGTTCCACACGTCGAACGAGCGGGTGTGGACCTACGTCAACCGGTTCACCGAGTTCACGAACTACCAGCACCGGGTGTTCGCCCGCGCCGGTGACCAGGTCTACGCGTTCCCGATGAACCTGGCGCTGATCAACCAGTTCTTCGGCAAGGCGCACACCCCGGACGAGGCCAGGGCGCTGATCGCCGAGCAGTCCGCCGAGGTGAGCACCGGCGAGGCGACCAACCTCGAGGAGAAGGCGATCTCGCTGATCGGCCGCCCGCTCTACGAGGCGTTCATCAAGGGCTACAACGCCAAGCAGTGGCAGACCGATCCGCGCAACCTCGACGCGTCGATCATCACCCGGCTCCCGGTCCGCTACACCTACGACAACCGCTACTTCAACGACACCTACGAGGGCCTGCCGGTCGACGGCTACGCCGCGTGGCTGGAGCGGATGGCCGACCACGAGAACATCGACGTGGTGCTGGAGACCGACTTCTTCGCGATCCGGGACCGGGTCCCGGCCGGGGTCCCGGTCGTCTACACCGGCCCGCTGGACCGCTACTTCGACCACGCCGAGGGCGAGCTGGGCTGGCGCACCATCGACTTCGAGCTGTCGGTGGAGGAGACCGGGGACTTCCAGGGCACCTCGGTGATCAACTACAACGACGCCGACGTCCCGTACACCCGGATCCTGGAGTTCCGCCACCTGCACCCGGAGCGGGACTACCCGAAGGACAAGACGGTGATCGTCCGCGAGTACTCGCGCTTCGCCGAGTCCGGGGACGAGCCGTACTACCCGATCAACACCCCGGACAACCGGGCGAAGCTGGAGCGCTACCGCGAGCTGGCCCGCAAGGAGACCGCGAACCGCGACGTCCTGTTCGGTGGCCGGCTCGGGACCTACAAGTACCTGGACATGCACATGGCCATCGGGTCGGCGCTGACCATGTACGAGAACCGGCTGGTCCCGCACTTCACCGAGGGCCGGCCGCTGTCGGGCACCGAGTCCGAGGACTGA